AAGTGCTGCATTTACTTTCCATGCTAGAAAAGCTAGCTTTAGGAAGACATTCAAGTTTTGCTGTCCTTACTGTCCTCCTCCACAGGACACAATGGAGCAAGTCTGCAACCCTTCATTACTCCCTGGCTCTGTTATAGCTAGGAAAGAAGAACTTGGGAACTTCATCCCTGTGGTGACCTTCTACCAGAATTTGCACTCTACACAAAAGCAGAATAAGACAATGAAATGAGTGTAAAAAACTGCAGAAGTGGACAGTCTGAGACAAAGTCCTACAGCTTCAAATACTCAGGAAAGGGTAGTCTATATACTAGGAAAAGAGCAGAAagccaaactcctgtaaacagtgaaactccaaaacaactaacaaacaaaGCCACAGGACAAgaaggaggcccagaaagacaaggaaaaccctGCACAGTACATTTGCCTTGACAAACCTTTTTGATAAGAGGGCTGAAGCCCAAGAAAATGTTTGTCTTTTCACCAGCAGattacaaaatgaaaagaatCCATCCCAGGCATAAACACAAGAATTGACACTTAAAATATTAACACACAGAACgtgcaagaaaaaaaacaaaatacaaactgagaaacaggaaatgttggtccatccaaaggaagcagataaaaatacagataattccaatgaagatgagaatgtggacgtAACGAACAAAGCATTTTAAAGAAAGGTCTTAAAAACTCTAAAGAGGGTGAATGAAAGTTCAGGTAAAGAACTAAAGTAtattagaaaaacaataaatgagcaatataaaagtttaagtaaagagaaaaatgtaaacaacttaaataaaagtaacaaaacaaTAGTACTGAAGTTGAAGCCCACAATAACTGGTATGAGAAATTTTCAGGAGGGATTCAAGAGTACATTGGAGCTGGCAGTAATCTTGAATAAAAACATTAGAAGTGAGTTAGGCTGAGGagtacaaagagaaaagaaatattgaaagtaaAAATAGCCTAAAACATCTATTGCAAACCAATTTATCTGGCTCTGCCAGAtggagaagaaagataaaaaagggCCAGAAGGATATTTACGAAATAATAGAAACATTCACAAACTTTTAAGAAGGTGTGAATATACAAATCCAAGAAGCTCGGTGATCACCAAATGGGATAACCATGAAAAAATACACTCTACCATATGTTGATTATActaccaaatgcaaaggacaatgagagttctgaaagctgcaagagaaaagcaacattttacatacaaggaatcccaattagattgagaagtgattgatttctcatcagaactcagtggaggcaagagggcagagGGTTAACATACTAAAAGttctgaaggaaaacaaatgcCAGACAAAAATTTATACACCGAGttgctctttcaaaaatgagggagaaggaagcagatgtggctcaagtgattgggcttccatctaacaaacaggaggacccaggtttgacccttggggcctcctggtaaagacatgcccatgtggtgagccaggccCATGTGGCAAAGCAGTGACTGTGCAGTGACCCACATGGTGtgtcagtgcctgtgtggcaaccTATGCATTGCGCCAGTTCCtgcacagtaagccagtgcctgtacagtgagccagtgcccatgtggcaacctGCATGGTAAACcattgcccatgtggtgagcaagtgcccacacagtgagccatgcagcaagataatgatgcaacaaaaaagagagatgaaggagagagtcaaggcaagacaacaacagaaactaggaactgaggtggcacaagtgacagggaacctctctccacatcaggggtctcctgGATCAAATCCCAATGCATCCTAGGGGAAATAAtgagaagcaaaaacaaaaaagagaaatagacacagaagatcacagagcaaatggacacaggcagcaaaaagagcagggtggaggggagaggggagagaaaaatatgagggagaaattaagacattctctgttaaacaaaacctgagggaattcatcactaCTAGACCTGCCTCGCAAGCAATGCTAATgggagtttttcagactgaaatgaaaatacACTGGATAGTACTTCAAAACAGCCTAAGGAAACAATGATCTGCAATAcgggtaaccatttgggtaattgtaaatgccagcattattgtattgtattgtttggtgtGTAACTCCACATCTTGCTTCCTATAAGTGCCTAAATGCAAATGTAAAATAGGTAGTGATAAATAAAGCCTTTGGTACACTCAAtccataaatatataaaagataacaaGTAAAAAATGGTGGGGGTTCAGAGGCTTATAGTATACATGCAAGCTATTGAAGGAGTCTGGACGACTACAGGAAATACGGAACAGATTAAAAACACTGTTTATTCACTATGTGAGTTCTTTGGCATATTTAAAGGTTAAATCTATGGCTAAATTCTCTTTCATACCCAAAATTATTATACTAtgagtttttacatttaaaataagaatattgacTGATGGCTTTCTCAAATTTTTGGCATTCATAGGGATTCTGACCAGTTTAAGTAATCTGTTTTCCAAGATTAGAATAATTAATGTTTCCTCATACATAAATTATGATTTCTGTCCAGCACGAATTCTCTCATGTTTCCTGAGGTCAGAACTAAAAGCGAAAGTTTTCCCTCATAGactacattcatagggtttctctccagtgtgaattctcaaaATGTTTTTGAAGACTAGCAtattgactgaaggctttcccacaaagatgacatccatggggtttctctccagtgtgagttctctcatgttgttgaaGAGTGTAAAGtcgactgaaggctttcccacatagaagacattcatggggtttctgtgcagtgtgaattctctcatgctgtcgaagagaggaatgctgactgaaagctttcccacacagatgacattcatggggtttctctccagtgtgagttctttcatgttgttttaggtTAGATCGTTGAATGAAGGCCTTCCCACAAAgttgacattcatggggtttctctccagtgtgagttctttcatgtcgtTTTAGGTTAGATAGTTGATGAAAggttttcccacaaagatgacattcatgggatTTCTCACTagtgtgagttctcacatgtCGTTGAAGATTGCAATatagactgaaggctttcccacaaagatgacatacatggggtttctctccagtgtgagttctctcatgctGTTGAAGATAGCTAcgttgactgaaagctttcccacagagatgacattcatggggtttctctccagtgtgagttattTCATGTCGTTTTAGGGTAGATatttgaatgaaggctttcccacaaagatgacattcatggggtttctctccagtgtgagttctcacatgCCGTTGAAGAGTAACATATTGACAGAAGGCTTTTCCACAaaaatgacattcatagggtttctctccagtgtgagttctctcatgttgttgaaGAGAGGTatgttgactgaaagctttcccacagagatgacattcatagggtttctctccagtgtgagttctttcatgttgttttagggTAGACAGTttaatgaaggctttcccacaaagatgacattcatgtggttttcctccagtgtgacatctctcatgttgtttaagggaagataATGTAGTGAAGGCTTTTCTACAGAGATGGCATTCATAGGTTTTccctccagtgtgagttctctcatgttgttgaagaaaagaatgttgactgaaagctttcttgtaTATTAGACATTcatgaggtttctctccagtatgagttctttcatgttttttgagGAAAGATGACTGAATGAAGGCTTTACCATAAAGATGACATCCTTGCAGTGTTTCTCCAGTGTGAAATCTCTCATGCTgtttaagggaagaggatgtagtgaaggctttcccacctACGTGACATTCATGGGTTTTCTCTCCAATGGGAGTTACACTGTATTGCCTGAGGTCAGAGCATTggatacaatttttatcattttgatagcattcatatgatttacttatatGGTAAAGATGCTTACGTTGTTTAAAATATGAATAGCCACTGAGGACTGCTGGAGGTGGTTTcctgaaataggatttctttgtTAAGTGAATCAGTGCATATTGGTTCACTATGGATGTGTGAGAGGACTCTTCCTgcaaagaaatacatttaaaggaattcttttgggtatgagATCTGTGCTGTGGGGAATTAGATGAGAGACTGTAAAACTTTTGTCCATTTAAATGAATTCCTGCATTCACCTATATTTGAAACCGACTAATCCACTAATGGTAGTCTCCAGTTAAAATATCTGCCATGTTGGTTTCATATAATAAGTATTCTAATCCACACACAtagattttctctattataacaATCTAATTGCAGAAGTATCTGATCAATTTTGAGCTTCACGATGTTTCAAAGATTACATTCATGAAACCTGCTTATACAATTTGATTTTTATGTGAACTCAGGTTAGAGTCTGTGTTTAGGTTTTTACTgaaaattcaaactatcacaaaGTTTTGCTGGATTAGCACTTAATTGTAACATTAATCATAATTTCTTgatttactgaattcctaatttatTCCATCCTTTGGTAGCTATTTGGAACACTAGGGTATACAAAATTGAACTTACCAATGACATGAATTTAGAAGTGTCTTTCCTACAGGTAGGTTGActgaatatcatttctatcatttcccatgttttaaagACACATTTCCTCCCtgtaagtaattttaaaaagcagaataaaTTGTTAGAATAGTATTaggggaagaaaaattttaaaagttccaaATATCCCTTTCAGTATGTTTCCCACATTCACAATTACCTGGGAAAGAATATCAAAGTCATAAATAAGATAATTCTAGGACATTACAGTCAGAAAGGATTTTGAGACATGGAATGTGAAAAAAAAGCTGGCATGCTGGTGaggtaaaaaagaggaaaaaatattccaagaataggaacaggacaaggattaTTATGTGACAGTTTAATTACAATAACAAATGAATATCCCTTTCCCAATGCCAATGACACTTATTAAACCTTGAAAATGTATGGAACAAACACATGTGACTAAAATTTCCCCAATATCTTCAGCTACATTTTAGAAATCATAACTCAtataaagaaaactgaagaaatcaTTACACACTTAAGGAATCCTGAAGTTAAAATATTCAAGTACATACTTTATCATGAGACCCCTCTTCTAATGCAGAGGTCTTTACAGCTCACCTGGACTCTGAGATTGAGGGAAACCTATTCCTTCTCCCGACACTTCTTCCTGTTCCAACTGGGAAAGCACATCTATTTTGCAGACTTGATATCCTGTTTGTATGGGAAAAAGTTACCTGGATTTTGAGTTATGATAGTAACAGGGCATGGTCATGATGTACATCACAAGTTACCAAAGAATAAGGTAAGCAATGAAGGTCAGCAATGCAACAATAACTTGAACTTAGATCACTGACAATATTTCAACAGAAACTGTAAATCTTGACCTTTTGCCCATTTCAATGAGGACCACTGTTTGTTGTTACCCATGTACTAGTAAAAAGAGAGATTGCAGAATTGTCTGTGTTCTAAATGGTGAGATCTCTGTTTTCAAAGTGATTGAACATTATGttcaaaaataatccaattaacaTAAATTCCCAAAAAATGATCTAAATCCTATATGGAAAAGGATATATGTAATGTTTCTACTACTGTGTTCTGAAGCCTCAGCATAGCACTTGGAGGAGAATACTTATTTCAGCACAGCCCTGAGTGCTggaaattgaaattcaagaaagacATTAAATTGTGGTCAAAAAGATTAAATTCTATTGGGGTGAACTagatgtaaataaaaaatgaagaaacaaattcatTTAGGGATTGTTAGCAcaatataaatgttttaaaattataaaatataaaaatacaatgtaAGAAAGATTATACAATTTGGAGAAGCTGATTTAGATACCTGAATTTAAAAAGGGAAGATGATTTATGATGAATATATAGGTAGATTAGATAGATGTTAGACAGAAAAAAGATAGATATAGGTGGTAGACAAAGTTTGAGAGTCTCACCTACTGAGACCAGGTTactgatattctccagcatcacttcaCTGAACAGCTTTCTTTGGGTTGTGTCTAACAggtcccactcttcctgggtgaagtctacagacacatccttgaaggtcactaactcctaaaaaaattacagaaatttgTGTTCACACAGGGCTATCCTTACCAATGTCTTGAGTGAGATGTACATAATAACAGCACTAAAGAAGCAGAAACTGTGTATATAAAACTCGAAAGGTGTTGGGGTTCCAGAAATATCATTATCAATGCTGAACTTCCATTTGCTTTTCAGATGGAAATTCACTCTCTGAACCCACAATaccccattgtaaaagcaaaTCACATGACATTGGGTATGACATACATCTGGAAATATCCCACTAAATTTGTAATTATGCCTCTTTCTGCTAATTATTGTTTTCCTTTGAGCATTAATAATAAATCATTTGTCAacaattttaagtaaatttacaGATATTATAAGGCAAgcaatatccattatatatatcattttaaaaaatgggtaggGTTAGGTTACTCCCCTATATAGATGAGCTCactttcatttataaaatcatttaagaatTTGTTATGCATTTTGGCAAATGCAAGTTAATGTATCAATTGCTTTCTATCTAAATTCAATTCACAGGtctattattcattaaaatggcAGGGACCCTTGAAAACATAACCAGAATTCTGCAGAACTGAATATTTCAGATGAGTAAGTCCTGCTTTCCTCAGTGCTACATAGCACAGGTATTCATTGTAATGTATAAATACAAATGGTTCAGTGTCACAAGCCAGGGACTCCTGAGAGAGGTGAACTGATACATGGCCTTAGACTGACCATTCCTGTGGTAGAAGACCTCCCAATCTCAACTTTTTCTGGGTGTACAAAGACCAGTTTCATTGTCTCACTTCTTTCTTCATCTCATCTGTCTAAGATTAAAACAATCCTGTTCATTGCCTCTGGCCTttactaatctttaaaaattttccctgAGAGATAAATTTTATTCTACCTATTATACGGCTTCTGAAACCACAgccacaatgaaggaaaaaataattcctatacatggcacccatttataaaatttgaataaatttaatttagaaaCTTGAAGTTGGGAAATTTGAGCAAGAGTGGTAAGAAgaattatagtttttaaaaattatttcaaggaaagtgtatgtggctcaaatagttgggttcctgcctaccacatgggaggccctgtgtttggttCCTGGCGTCCCCCTAACGATAAGCAGGACAGCAAGTTGTCATTATGGACTGGCAGAGTgtgctgacagaacaagatgatgcaatgaagagacaatgATGTGATGGCCTGGCAtggcaacatgatgcaacaagatgatacaatgaagagacacaaataGGAAACACAGTGAGATACAACCAGCAGGAGAAGAGGTGGCTCGAGTCATTGGTTGCccccctcccacaagggaggtcctgggttcagttcctggttccttttAAATAGAAGATGAGTATAcaatgaaaggacacagagagcagacagtgagtgcaaacaatgagggggagataataaatacatttttaaaatctttttaaaaagtatttcaaaatgtacAAATACATTCCATcaaaactttaagaaaattaaaattggagaAAACAAATACCTTACtcctaatttcatttaatttacaaaACTTCTCATGTGCTTCTGACAAATACATCTACCCCTACACCCCAGTACCTGTAATGTTGGGCTGACTGCATGCACAGCTGAAAACTCAGCATCCCTTCTGACTGTAAACACCTCTTCTTACTCACCTCTGTCACCATTATTCATCATATGGCCAGGCCAACCTCAAGCACTAACATGATCCATGaattcattatttattcaatGAGGCCATGGTtgggtgagaaaaagaaaacttctgtAATCTTCTCAGAGAATACACAGCCTTAATGGTAGCTTTAACCAACTCTTGTAATTACCTTGGAAGATTACTCATTGATCCGTACCTAACTTACCATAATTAATAAAGAGTCCTATATAAACTTAAGATAAGATCCTTGAATAACTTCTGAATACACTTGGAATATTCACACCAATAGGAGAAATCTTCCCATCTGCTGGCAAGAGAGGTGCAAAGAAGAATTACCTACTCACATGTGATTGCATTGCCAAAACCTTAGCTGGCATctatcttcctctggattttcactcacaaccagataagcagaaggaaaacaaagctgagaatggagaaagaagtcTTAAGATTCAAGTCTTAACGACAATTTTCTagtctcctccccccccccatcatGAATGCCAAAACTTTCACCTAGGAGTATCCTCTGCCCAAACAAAATGGAACATAAGGTATGCTcaagagaaataaggaaagaCTCTCCTTCCCCAGGGTCAGGATATTACAGATCTTGTCTTCTCTGGCTAATAAAGATATGATTATCTTCATATTATACATGAAAAGAGGAAAATCTATGAATTGCATATATTAATTAGCCCATGAAGttcaaaaactttttttgaaaatataatgccagttttattttttgttttcaacagcttttcttaaagatacttagatcacataaaatgttacagtaaaaaatatgaggttcccaaacactcccactccccaccaccttcATTCCTCCAACATCAACcacctttttcatcagtgtgacacgttcattgcatttgatgaatatactttggaacactgctacacagcatgggttagagtttaattgtagtttacaccctctcccagtccattcagtgggttatggcaggatgtataatgtcctgcatctgtccttgcaatatcattcaggacaactccaagtcctgaaaatgccaccttatcacacctcttcttccctctccctgcccttaacAACTCCCATagccaatgtctccacatcagtaatagtttcttccattgcaagagtcacaattctatagtagaataccagtaagtgcactctaatccatattttattcctccatcctgaggactctgggatggatatgtccactccacctctaaaccaagagggtgcttagatcccacatggttgttgGAAGGGATTCccctgcatgcagttgtagacactctcagttccttggtgtgctggtttaccattctcacctccctgttagctgacctgggtaagtccaacaaacctgacagcaggtgttacaactctgctgaggccaaactcagcatgtaaatgcattaccttcccccagcatgggacatgaatcccagggatggaCCTCTCTGGTGCCAATGAATTACTACcgaacaccagctggtgatgcaactagaaaaaggccttgattaaaagagggaaatgggggcggcggacttggcccaatggttagggcatctgtctaccacatgggaggtccgtggttcaaaccccaggcctccttgacccatgtcaaggagctggcccattcgcagtgctgatgcacgcaaggagtgccgtgccacacaggggtgtcccccgcgtaggggagccccacgtgcaaggagtgtgccccataaggagagctgcccagtgttaaagaaagtgcagcctgcccaggaatggcgccgcacacacggagagctgacacaacaacatgacgcaacaaaaagaaacacagatttccgtgccactgacaacagaagtggacaaagaagacacagcaaatagacacagagacagacaactggggtggggggggaaggggagagaaaagaataaataagtaaatctttaaaagaaaaaaaagagggaaatggtaaagacaaatgagtttatatggttaagggaCTTTggaatgagtcagaaggtcatcagagggatcacacttatgcacatctcaacaggatctcagagaaagccaaagtagaatacaaccccaaatagtggtgctcctgaaagctacagagacacccaggtcctacagtcatgacagatggtgttcagtgccttgtcagtgggccctactttggaacttgtgctcctgaatgtgatggagttgtgCTCATTGTGAcccctctacacatgcctcttctgtcatttactgaacctttggtatgtgctggggttggtgttatgctcaggagacttgaatctatggactgtccatgtgccatctgggccctgagcctccacggagttgcaacacctgctctctggTACATTGGAGACTTTTAACTCATTGTTGATTCCAAAACATAGGTATCCCTTAACAAAATTACATCTGGAATTGGGTCCTCACCATAAGATGAAGCAGACTGGAATCtcttattataaatattattgttTTTTGCAATAGCATTGGTTCTCTCACATGCATTTCTGATTTCTGGATTCTACCTTCCTGCTCTACCATGAACCTGACCTTCTGGATATATTTGTCCTAAAGTATCTTTATTCTTCCATATGTATAATTCAGCCCACTCAACACAAAGTTCTACATCCCacccaaatatatttggaaatcaactaAGAAACTTAAGaaacatattattaaaataaaagaaagaagaaaaaaagaatatatatatattattatgagGCTGATCAGACCCGATATTAGCTTAATCATTTATACCTCAATTCCAGGAAGAAAATTATTGTATTAAACATGTTTGgagaattacatatttttaaaaatttaatcttcTCAGTAACCCAACCGATAAAGGCTAATTTACTCATTTAACAAATGTCCTATATTAAGGTTCAGAAGGGTGAAGATTTATATGGCCACTGAAAGACACAGCtagagtttgaatttttttttcctgtatcccAATTTCAAGTATCTTAAGGGTTACATAACACACCTAGATATTACATGGAATGTCACCTCTCATTTCAATATTCAGATCCTCATTCTGTTGTTAAAACTTCCTCTTCATAGAGTTTGTTAACTACACCCATGAACAGCAAAcctgttcaaggaaatctccTTTTCACTGAACCTGTTGTCAGattttctttatgttcttggctaagctgaaagaaattaatttcaagagcaagctggGTTAGTTAGGCAAGTAACTTATTAGGGAATGGTCAGAAGAgatatgggagaaaagaacagatcatgggtcccaagtaaagaggaaggggagaagcagacttggcccagtgattagggcgtctgtctaccacatgggaggtccacagttcaaaccccaggcctccttgacccgtgtggagctggccaatgtgcagtgctgatgtgcacaaggagtgccatgccacgcaggggtgtcccccacgtaggggagccccacacgcaaggagtgcaccccgtgagagcagcccagtacgaaagaaagtgcagcctgcctaagaatggcgccacccacacggagagctgacacaacaagatgacgcaacaaaaagaaacacagattcccgtgctgatgacaacagaagcagacaaagaagacgacacagcaaatagacacagaggacagagaaCCGTGGCAGgggaggtgaggaaggggagagaaataaagaaataaatcttaaggggctgaagagtgataaagagggttgacagactacaattccccattacagatcaTAAATCCCCAGTTTTACTTGTGTATTGATGCAGATGAGGGGTGAA
Above is a window of Dasypus novemcinctus isolate mDasNov1 chromosome 23, mDasNov1.1.hap2, whole genome shotgun sequence DNA encoding:
- the LOC101416637 gene encoding putative zinc finger protein 705B isoform X5; translated protein: MPAKVLAMQSHELVTFKDVSVDFTQEEWDLLDTTQRKLFSEVMLENISNLVSVGYQVCKIDVLSQLEQEEVSGEGIGFPQSQSPGRKCVFKTWEMIEMIFSQPTCRKDTSKFMSLDALGFDPGDP
- the LOC101416637 gene encoding zinc finger protein 596-like isoform X3, producing the protein MPAKVLAMQSHELVTFKDVSVDFTQEEWDLLDTTQRKLFSEVMLENISNLVSVGYQVCKIDVLSQLEQEEVSGEGIGFPQSQSPGRKCVFKTWEMIEMIFSQPTCRKDTSKFMSLHERFHTGETLQGCHLYGKAFIQSSFLKKHERTHTGEKPHECLIYKKAFSQHSFLQQHERTHTGGKTYECHLCRKAFTTLSSLKQHERCHTGGKPHECHLCGKAFIKLSTLKQHERTHTGEKPYECHLCGKAFSQHTSLQQHERTHTGEKPYECHFCGKAFCQYVTLQRHVRTHTGEKPHECHLCGKAFIQISTLKRHEITHTGEKPHECHLCGKAFSQRSYLQQHERTHTGEKPHVCHLCGKAFSLYCNLQRHVRTHTSEKSHECHLCGKTFHQLSNLKRHERTHTGEKPHECQLCGKAFIQRSNLKQHERTHTGEKPHECHLCGKAFSQHSSLRQHERIHTAQKPHECLLCGKAFSRLYTLQQHERTHTGEKPHGCHLCGKAFSQYASLQKHFENSHWRETL
- the LOC101416637 gene encoding zinc finger protein 596-like isoform X4, whose protein sequence is MPAKVLAMQSHELVTFKDVSVDFTQEEWDLLDTTQRKLFSEVMLENISNLVSVGRKCVFKTWEMIEMIFSQPTCRKDTSKFMSLHERFHTGETLQGCHLYGKAFIQSSFLKKHERTHTGEKPHECLIYKKAFSQHSFLQQHERTHTGGKTYECHLCRKAFTTLSSLKQHERCHTGGKPHECHLCGKAFIKLSTLKQHERTHTGEKPYECHLCGKAFSQHTSLQQHERTHTGEKPYECHFCGKAFCQYVTLQRHVRTHTGEKPHECHLCGKAFIQISTLKRHEITHTGEKPHECHLCGKAFSQRSYLQQHERTHTGEKPHVCHLCGKAFSLYCNLQRHVRTHTSEKSHECHLCGKTFHQLSNLKRHERTHTGEKPHECQLCGKAFIQRSNLKQHERTHTGEKPHECHLCGKAFSQHSSLRQHERIHTAQKPHECLLCGKAFSRLYTLQQHERTHTGEKPHGCHLCGKAFSQYASLQKHFENSHWRETL
- the LOC101416637 gene encoding zinc finger protein 596-like isoform X1, giving the protein MPAKVLAMQSHELVTFKDVSVDFTQEEWDLLDTTQRKLFSEVMLENISNLVSVGYQVCKIDVLSQLEQEEVSGEGIGFPQSQSPGRKCVFKTWEMIEMIFSQPTCRKDTSKFMSLEESSHTSIVNQYALIHLTKKSYFRKPPPAVLSGYSYFKQRKHLYHISKSYECYQNDKNCIQCSDLRQYSVTPIGEKTHECHVGGKAFTTSSSLKQHERFHTGETLQGCHLYGKAFIQSSFLKKHERTHTGEKPHECLIYKKAFSQHSFLQQHERTHTGGKTYECHLCRKAFTTLSSLKQHERCHTGGKPHECHLCGKAFIKLSTLKQHERTHTGEKPYECHLCGKAFSQHTSLQQHERTHTGEKPYECHFCGKAFCQYVTLQRHVRTHTGEKPHECHLCGKAFIQISTLKRHEITHTGEKPHECHLCGKAFSQRSYLQQHERTHTGEKPHVCHLCGKAFSLYCNLQRHVRTHTSEKSHECHLCGKTFHQLSNLKRHERTHTGEKPHECQLCGKAFIQRSNLKQHERTHTGEKPHECHLCGKAFSQHSSLRQHERIHTAQKPHECLLCGKAFSRLYTLQQHERTHTGEKPHGCHLCGKAFSQYASLQKHFENSHWRETL
- the LOC101416637 gene encoding zinc finger protein 596-like isoform X2, translating into MPAKVLAMQSHELVTFKDVSVDFTQEEWDLLDTTQRKLFSEVMLENISNLVSVGRKCVFKTWEMIEMIFSQPTCRKDTSKFMSLEESSHTSIVNQYALIHLTKKSYFRKPPPAVLSGYSYFKQRKHLYHISKSYECYQNDKNCIQCSDLRQYSVTPIGEKTHECHVGGKAFTTSSSLKQHERFHTGETLQGCHLYGKAFIQSSFLKKHERTHTGEKPHECLIYKKAFSQHSFLQQHERTHTGGKTYECHLCRKAFTTLSSLKQHERCHTGGKPHECHLCGKAFIKLSTLKQHERTHTGEKPYECHLCGKAFSQHTSLQQHERTHTGEKPYECHFCGKAFCQYVTLQRHVRTHTGEKPHECHLCGKAFIQISTLKRHEITHTGEKPHECHLCGKAFSQRSYLQQHERTHTGEKPHVCHLCGKAFSLYCNLQRHVRTHTSEKSHECHLCGKTFHQLSNLKRHERTHTGEKPHECQLCGKAFIQRSNLKQHERTHTGEKPHECHLCGKAFSQHSSLRQHERIHTAQKPHECLLCGKAFSRLYTLQQHERTHTGEKPHGCHLCGKAFSQYASLQKHFENSHWRETL